The DNA window AACATGGATTATTACTTTTGTCAAGtattaagaaatggaaaaatacaacTTACAAAAATTGAGCAATAAAATGCATATCTCCACATACAAATAgtacatacaaattaaaaaaaaattaaaaagtcttAGTAGAGTGTGttctgtggtttgttttttcttatggCACTGGTTTTCATTCCAGAGCCAGCAATAATTGGAAATCAGTGCAGGAGTTTTACCGTATTCAATTTTTTATGTGGCCATTGGAGTGGAGGTTGTTCTTTTAGATATCATTCATGGTACGAGTTTGGTGCTGTCTTGTTGAGTTGGCTACACATCATGTGCACTTGTGTTCTCTGAGGTTGGTGCATATTTCAACTCAGGAACCATGAAAAATGTTACTGTGTTTATTTGTTACAGAAATATTAATCAAAAGCAGTAcagtacaaaataaaaactaACTGCTGTACCAACATGAAAACTGGAGTAGCGTTTTAATGATGTACGAGAATTCAGCTGCTTTTATTCTACAGCcagtttctttccctttttaggAAAAGGCTTGAAAACTGCTGCTGGAGGTGATGTTATTGGAGTCATATTAGGAAAAGAATGATTAGACAAATGGTGATCACGAAATTTCTTTGAGAAGGTGCTTTATTTTATTGCTTCTAGCCTTTCAGTGCACACCTTAAACAGTTCTATTGTGTTTCTAAAATTACTTTTTGAAATGCATCGGGATTTCACAGACAAACTCTGTTGTCTAAAATTCTTAGGCAGTACTTTCATGTGGATGACTGATTGGGTTATGCCCTTTTCAACAAGTGTTCCAGCTTTCCAGGACTAAAAGCAGTTGTTGATActtctttgtgttttctttttgcagagactGTCCTAATTTAGAGAAACATAGGTCCTTTTATGGTTTTACAAATATCTTTCGTATTCTCCCTTTCATTTTCATTACATAAATTTGTAGTagacaaattttttttattattctttattattcttttattattcttattctttTATTGCTCCCCAAATAAGTAATTTTAGAAACTGCTGAAGACCCTTTATtacattgtaataaaatatattttaaaagtacattgcTCCCTGCCCTTAGTTATGAAGACAGACACCATGTTAAGTAATTCTAGCCTCGTgtctgtaactttttttttaaaaacagctttaaTAAGATAATACCTAAAGGAAACATTGTCCTAACAGCAGTAAAAAAAGGGTGGGGAGCGGAGCAACAGAATCTTAGAACTTCCCAACTTCTTCTTCTTATATTTTGAGCATCTCACTGCCCAAGGGCTCAATAGAACTGAAGAATTCCAGTCTTAAACACAGTGTCTTGTACGTTACTGTATGAGAGTGCCACATTCAAGGAGAACTCAACTTCTTGTATCTATAATCCTCATCTGGATGGGAAGGTGGATTAAAGCCTAACCTTTCCCAAACACAACCTTCCTATAAATCTAATCATCACCTAGATGCTAAAGTTTAACCCTTGCAGCCAGGACATACTGCCCAAAATTGCAGTCCTGTGAAACAATAAGAAATGAAAATAGAACCTGACTCATACTTAAGAATCCATACCAGGCACAAACAAACAACATCATATCTGAGTGTCCCCTTGGTTCTTTTGCCAGTGAGCgaaggacattcaccagctcactgATGCGACAATGTGCTGTCAAacttagatataaatttgtagtcATTGCTATCTACCCAAGCCATACAAAAGTAGAATACCTGCACAACTCAGCTAACAcagttgtgtgaaaaaattcaaaacttcACATACAAAGAAAAAAGATACCTAGATATTACTTTGAACTGTAACCAGACAGATGTGGAAAGATATGGGAGTCCCTGCAGCCAGTGTTGGGTGAAGTAGGGAAAGGGTCTGTTTCAGCCCATTGCAGGTTTGCATTTTCAGCTGCTTGCTGGCCAGTCCAGTTGCCTGGTAGAAGTGTTGGATCTGGCTACAGATTGGCCTCCTAATAAGAAGCAAAACACTAGCAAGCGATGTGATGCTGCCTGAGGATAGGGCCAATCGTCAGGTCCCAACTCTGCACTTTAACATCAGCTTAAATGGTTTTGCATTCTGTTGTCATTTTGTGTACAACTGATTGCACCGTTAGTGATGCAGAAACTTTTCATATCAAGGGGTTTTTTATTAATGCGGTTTTCCTCCTAGTTTTCTATTAGCAAAGATGAACCTTACTTCTGCTATTCTGATTGATAATTGTTAGCAGATTTGCTGTATGTGCTGCTGATAAAGCattaccttagagactaacaaatttatttgagcgtaagtgttcgtgagctacagctcacttcatcggatgcattcggtggaaaatacagtggggagatttataaatttattttcgtattttccaccgaatgcatccgatgaagtgagctgtagctcacgaacacttatgctcaaataaatttgttagtctctaaggtgccacaagtactccttttcttttttgcgaatacagactaacacggctgctactctgaaacctgataaagcATTATTACTGATGGGCAGTTTTTCCACTTATGCTTTATGCATCTCTGATAAAAAGAATTGTAGAACAGATGTGACTAGCTATTTTGTGTTTGAAGCCAGAGAAGAGTATGCTGTacctgaatgtttgttttttctccattgGGAAAAGGGACTTTGTTAGACCCATGTAAGGCAGAaaacttttttcctttgttaGTTATTTTATAAAAGTTTGGAAGGTTTAAATGCTTGGTGCATAATAATGAATGTTCAGGGCATAGGTCTTCATTTATTGTTAGACAAAAAAGGGCCTGAATTACTGTTAAACTGTGAAAGTGTAAGATGTGGTGAATTATCTAAATCACCAGTCCATAAGGGCCTCAGAACTgcttttacctctctccatttcgCATATGAAAGAGTGTTTGTGCGCTTCTTATGCTGAGTTACAAGGCCCATGCTGAGCAGCAGATCTCCAAAGAAAAGCAAGAAGGAGATAGGATGGGCTTTGGTACAATTTAAAACAGTGCTGAGGCCAGTCCCAAACAGGTCTgttgtgtttctttgttttcagaAGGCTTCAGAGCATCAACATAAATAAGTATTCAGATTAAAatggcttaattgaaagcagaatttttcacCTTTGACCCAGGAATTTAGTCCaagtttagtaaaaagaaaacatagcAGTGTCTCCAATGTGCTTGTGACACAGTGAAAAAACTGAAGATTGCTGTGCAATTGTGTGTAATCTTCCCCACcgggaattttttattttgtagtttCTAGTATGGACATGGACATTACTCTCTACATTAAACATTTTAGGTACTTGTTATAGAGAGCTAAGTATGAAACCCTGAGTCAGCATACTGTTCACAGCGGCACCAATCAACCATAGAAGATTGGAGCTGATGAGGCAGACCTGTGCCTAAtttgtgggtggggcagggcagaaaggCTAAATAAGCCATTAGCCCAGTAGTGGGCAGCCtgcaggctgcatgcagcccatctGGATAATCTGCAGGcttggccgcctgcagctcccagtgaccacggttcgctgttcccggtCAATGGCAgcgagggggagagagagattgctctTCCTCTGCTTGTAAAGGTGCTAGATGTGGTGGCACTCAATTATAAAAACTGCACAGGGTGTTGAACCAGCACAAGGGTCTCTTTCGTGCTTTGTTGACTGAGACAGAAGCAGGACCGAGGAGGCCCTGTTACAGTACTGTTTGAAGTGTTGAGGGTGGATGGTGCGAAAATCTCATTAGACAGCTTTGTCTCTTAACATATTCCTGAAGGTGCAACTTACCAATGGAAGTTAAGAGGTGTTAAGTAAAATACACTATTGTTAGCTTTTAAAGAACCATTTCTTAACAATTGATATGTATAAAAATAACTGTACTTATATTTGCCCCAGCCTTTTTCAAGTATTCCATAATACTTTGACACAGCTTCTCAGATCACAGAGGTATTCATTTTAAGGTAAATTCTGAGTACTCCATTTGAAAAGAAATCTGaattattcaaatatttaaacTACTGtgaatctttttgttctgggcaTTGAAACCTGATGGTGGTTGTGCCTCATCAGTAAAGAAATGTGACTCAGTTAGGTGCAAGCTTTTAATATATTGTTTAggattaaaaaattttaaatgatgtATTGGAAATTTGGTGTTAATCcatacagaataaaaataaattaagtggCTGTGGCTTTAATGTGTAGTGCAAAGtttaaatgaatatatttctTAGTAAATTGGGGCTATGTCATGTCAGTTTCTTCTAGAAGcataatttccttttcaaatcaatAGCACATTCGGCATTAAAAATCAGTGGCACGTTATCTATGATAATTAAGTACACAACTTTAGGTAACTATGCATTTGTACTAAGATGCTTTCAGATCCAAGGCTAACTATGTACTTCCCTGTTTTCAGTATTCAGctttaattaaatgtttcagaatcgtgttccccttttttaaaaaatagcaaacaaATCCCATTTTTAAATCTCCAGAACCATGCATTGAGTGGTGATTGTGGGTACTGTCTGTATTGTTCTGTTCAGTTTATCTCTGTGCACGGTTGTGCTGAATGCTCTGAAACAGGATGTGTTTTTGCTATGTTGTAAACTTTGTAGATAAATCTAATAACTTGTTATAGCTGGGATTTTGTATTTCTAAATTATACCTATAGCATACTACAATATGCAGCAATAGTGCAGTTGTGAGTTTAAAAATCAAGTTAAATATTTTCATGTTCCATTTGATGGAAATAAATAGACAATTAATTAAAACATCTAATTATAGGAAGGGTAACTGATTTGTTGACTGATAAATAAAATTGAACCCCACCTCTTCAAAATCATAGGAGACcagcatccttctcctcctctgccaccactgcttcctcttcctcccctgcctgggTGGCACCGATGACCTGCAACAGCACCCTCTGCAAAGTCACTGAAACCCTGATTCCAGCCTAGTAAGGCGGGAGGCCCCTGGCAGGGAGAGGTGGTTGGAGAGTGAGCCTGCCCCGCACTCACCCTGCAGCGGTGACTCCTATCCTGTGGGGCTAGGTCCAGGGGTTGAGAGAAAGCCTACCCCATGCTCCTCCAGGCAGCAACGGCTCCTGTGTCCGGTGAGAATGTGCCTGAGCATTGAGAGCGAGCCCACTCCACACTTatcaggtcacaatgccactcattcaaatttggccagGCTGCACCCTTGTCATGATGGAAGGGCAGTGGGGCAACtctgtgtgccaggttgcaacacgGAGTGAGGAGCTGGGCCCAGTCCTGTGGGACACAGGAGCTGCCACTTTGGAGTGAGTACAGAGCAGTCTGGCTCTCCAACATGTCCCTAACCCTCCACTCAGTGCCACCCTCAGCATTAGACTGCTGGGGGCAACCTACCTAGAGCCTTCCCACACGGACAAACAGAGAAGTGTCAGTATCAGTGAGTTTTCACTtctgtgacaaacttgcagcccTAATGAGAGGCAAGCATAAATTCTATAAATAAATGTTAAAGAATGGCTCTGTGTCAATTTGTGattctatttttgtttctattcagtACTTCAGAATTATCATTTCTATTGTAATTGTTCAAGTTTGGCCACATATGGGTGTGTCTGCATTTTGTATTAACTTTTTTAAGGAGGAAAAAGTGTGTGTCTGAGATTAATTTCCAAAGCTGACCTGTTACATAGTAATGTCTTCTGGCAGCACTGTAAATAGTGTTTATCTCAGGAAATGGCTATAGTTAACCTAGGTGAAATAGGTAAAATGAATAAAAGCTCTGTAAATACAAATACACAAACTTTCTGTTGACACACTACCACACGTAAACCATTATGACTGACGTGCCAGATGTCCTATTTAAACTTTTTTGACACAATGATTTAATTGAAACtgctctgaaatattttgattaagcAAGTCTATGTCATGCTTGTTCAAACACGTGCAATTCTTTAGCTTTCACGgtatattttaaatacagcacCACCATAACATCTCCAATCAACATGTGTTtctggaaaatagatcctgtcaaactaacttgatactagttttttttttaagattacaaGATTGGTTGATAAAGGCAGTAGTGTTAATATATTATACTTAGACATCTCTAAGGTATTTGACTTGGCACCACatgactttttaattttaaactacaACCATACAgattaacatgacacacattaaatggattaaaagatggctaactgtCAGGTCATGAATTATAATTGTAAGCAGGGACTTATCATCAAAcaagtgtgtttctagtgggttcgtgcagggattggttcttgtcCCTatgctaattaacattttttatcagtgacctagaAGAATACAGAAAATCACaattaataaagtttgcagatgacacaaaaactattggagtggtaaataatgaagagctgATTCAGTTGCTGATTCAGAATGGTCTGGATCACTTGGAGAACTTTGTGCAATCAACTTTGTGccttttaatacagccaaatgtaaagaAACATATATAAGAACAAACAATGTAGGCCCTgcttacaagatgggggactctcTCCCAGGAAGTAGTGACTCCAATACATacttggggtcatggtggataatatGCTGAACATATGTGTGATACTATGATCAAAAGACCTAATTCAGTCCATAgatgtataaacagaggaatctcaagtaggagtactGCCATTATATCACCTCTGTGCTTGCCATTGGTGCCACCACTGCTACAATACTTTGTCCAATTCTGGGGTcctcaattcaagaaggatgttgataaattagagagggttcagcaaagagccctgagaatgattaaatgactggaaaacatgctttaCAGTGGtaagactcaaggagctctatCTAATGCGTTTAACAAAGAGAGAGTTCAGGTGACTTgttcacagtttataagtacctgcatggggataaaaatttgataatgggctcctcagtctagcaaacaaaggtataacaagatccaatggctggaagttgaaactagacaaattcaggctggaaaaagttgtaattttttaacagtgacagtaattaaccttggaacaatttaacagcaatttttaaatcaagactggatgtttttctgaaatacTTGAtctggttcaaacaggaattaaatcAAGGAATTGCTATGGCCCGTTTTATACAGGTCGGGTTAGATCAGTGGTAGGCAATCTGCAGCCCGTGGGCCGCACTCatcccatcaggataatctgctggcgAGCTGttagacagtttgtttacattgactgtccacaggcatggccacccgcagctccctaTTAACTTTTTGTAGCCTAGGCTTTAGTAGTCTGTCTTCTTCTAAATTATGTTTggtaaaaatctgattttaaaataaaagtttttggACTATCagagtttctttttctttctttctttcttttatcccTGGCTGTCTCCACTCTCATTTCATTTTGTCTGTCTAGCTTTCTACCTCTTTTGATCTCAAAGTattcctaaaatatttatattgtccACTAGATTTTTTTGGAATACCATGGCATAACATACTGCATATTCACAGCAGCAGATATCTGCATCAGACCTTTCTAGAGAACTTATTAAGATTGACTATGCAGGAGATGCTACTGAGAAAGCACTTCTGTACAGGGGCTCAGCAATACTATAATTCTTACAGAATTTCAAATGAAGTTGTCCCACTGGTGTTAACTGCTACTTTTATAACAAACACTACGGCAAGATGCATTCCATGAAATAATACATATACTAATTTTTGTCATCCCTAGGTGGGAAAAATCTGTGCATGCAAGAGTGTCCCAGTGAGTTCCTAAATACTTCATTCTTTGCACATCTGTATGTATGTCTGTACAGTTCTTTACTAACAGCCCTCAATATAAGGCCTAACTACTTCTCAGAGATAAGTATTATTAGCAATTTACATCTGTAAGAATTGAGACAGAGAGAGGTTAAGGGTGTGTCTGCGCTACAGAGGAACAGCTATGGTTATGCAGGAATGCCACTCTAGCGCTGCAGTGTAAATACTTCCTACAATGACGGAAAGGGTCTTTCTGttaatgtagttaatccacctctctgagaaatGGTaggtaggttgacagaagaattcatcCATCAACCTAGTTGCGGCAATACTgtggttaggtcaacctaactgtgGTGTTTAGGGTGCCAAATTTTTCCCAGCCCtgcaatgtagctaggtcaatatAATTTTTAACTTAAACCAAGTCACTGGACTTCTCAATGCAGATTGGTCCAGTACGTAATAGGACTTAATAAacagcccactgaaatcaatttcaGTTAAATTCAGTATTTcagttgaattcagtgggcttcAGGCCAGGACCATAATTCATTTGATCACGTTGCTTGTTCATGGGTGAATAAACAGTGCTCTGGGACATACCAAGGTTAATCCTGCACAAGTTTTTATAACTTTAAGACATGACCATCATTCTCATGATATGCTTTATTAATCtgataaatatatttaacttCCAAAAGTTGTAGACCTATAATCCAGAAGGTTTCTGTGCTAAAACATAGTGTTCACAGTTGCAATGGAAAGTGGCAGATCTTTCTTTCCAGACTAGCATGAGAAAATATTGGCaactaaagcattttaaaatatagcagtGTCATTTTGTGACATAGTTCTCTTGTATTCTTTACAATATGGTAGTTACTGTAGTTTTGTTTGATAATGTTGGAGTTTTTTCAAGATATATTAGCCTGAAATTCCAAGGTAAGGTTCCATTTTGCAAAAATCCTCTAATAATCAAAAGTATGCTAATGCACAGTTTAAATCAAGAACCAAACAAGAACTACTCTGTTCCCATAGTGGCACTCAGAACCAAGAAAAATTAAGAGATGACcttttcctctcttcccaccAGTTCCTTTCATTAGAGGCTTCAAAATTAATACTTTATTCTTAAACTTAGTGAAactttgtgaaaaagtttttgcaGATGTGTTTTGTCTGCTCTTAGGGTGCTCCAAGAGGGTCAAAATTAAGGTAGTTTGGATGATCGTACTCTGCATATGCataatttcaaatatgtttgaTTTTTGTAGAGTAGAACCTTAACTTACAatttacatacattttacaaacattctTAGCATTTGAgagtggagggagcagggagaattAAGAAATCCAGAAACTTAATTTGTAAATGCTGTAAATGATAGATTCATTCAGTGTTTTTCTGCTTGAGTATTtccttagattttaaaaaatgtttaagaattGCTTAGTAGTAGAAATACCTGTAAACCTTGGAAGCCAGTCATAGATCCGATCCGTGTTGAAATGTAAGCGGGACCGGACAGCCTCCCACTTTCATAAGTGGCTACCTCCTTCCTATTCCCCATCTTGGCCTTTCATCCAATATACAGCTTTCCTTCTCCTGTGGTCCCAATGTAGCTTTCTATTAGCTACTCCCTACTTTGCCACTTGTAAGTAATTCTGCTATCGCAAACTCATTCTAATAAAAATTATACCATACCATATCATTATGTATTTTACTTAATACATATTTAAGTATTTTCACAACACTTTTAAATGTCTCTGTAATTCCTACATGCACGCCCTCAAACTTGTGGAAGCTCCTACTTAACATCAATGAAGTTTGCTGTTCCTGGATGCAcccattttaaagaaatgatGACCCTAAAGGGAATTGGGAGAACCTTTGAAAAGTGAATTAAAGGAATTTTTTGTAAATACCATATCTCTGAATTTCCTTGTTtgatttgcctttaaaaaaaatgttacctTGCAATAAGATGTGAAGaagattgttttggttttgttattgttattaatatTGTCTTGTTATAACTTATAAGTACAATTCTGTGAATGAAACTCTCATTTCACTCTTAACTACTGCTCCTTAATAACAAGAAAATGTTTTTCATGGTTATCTCTTCCTGTAGCCACATGGTTTTTCTTAACATGTTCTTTAAATTAAAAGGCATTTTGAAGTGTGACAGAAATCCTATATTTAATGTTTGGGCATTATCCTGCAGGCCTTACTAACTTGGGAAGCTCCATTTGTAATCATTTATACCAAAAAATTAAGGTTGGTTGTTAGTAACTGAGTGAATGTAGTTGTGGTACACAAATTATAAAGGCATATTACAAGGCTGCATGGCTCATGAGTAAGGAGAGGCATGTAGCTGTGCTGCTTCATGAGGagccctgggaaagaattctctgggtAGGGAGTAGGGGGGAAGTGACTTATTGTAACCCTATACCTGGTGCCGCCCCTTGTACCATTTCATCTCAGttgagggtaggggagaggggatggagccaAGGCTCCACCTACTCCCCCACTCCTCTGTCTACATActcttggggtggggaaggaaggagagggtGATGGGTAGCATTGAGCAGGCACACCTTGCTCTCtctgctctccaccctccatggCTGGACCTGTGATGTGGGAACCAAAGAGGCTGGGAACACAGAGTGAGTGAAggtctcttagggcttgtctacacaggaaaatttCCTCATGACCATGTTAGGAccagtcacaatctagccctggaCTAGGAAGCTTGTTGTACCCATTATCATCCTCAACAATTAGTCAGCTTCCCCTGTGTTGGGTtggtctttcacatagcaaaagagagaggaaaattatatataaaaactaaaaagtgattttaaaaccaGAACAACTGGCAGGCAACTCAAAAAGCAGATGTTGTACTTTTAAGTCATTTCTTGAACTTGACTGGATTTCCTAAGTACAGCCTTGCATTCATTTGGTGCCCAACtgtagttttcatttaaaatgtttcttttgtgaagttaaatgtctttttatttgtttccagGAAATGGCTCTTGAAGTTAAATGAGACTGGATAAAATATATACATGAAGCAGAGGCTGCTCTACATGTGTTAAGGCTAAAATACCAGAAGAGTTTTTGATCAGCCAGACTTGGTAACTTTGTCATAATGAAGAAAATTAGTCTCAAAACAATTCGCAAGTCCTTTAacttaaataaaagcaaagaagaaagtgACTTTGTAGTGGTTCAGCAGCCGTCATTAAGTGATTTTGGAAAAGATGACTCCTTGTTTGGCAGCTGCTATGGTAAAGATTTGGCTAGCTGTGAAGTTAACAGTGAAGATGAAAAAGGTGGCAAAAATAGATCAAAAAGTGAAAGCTTAATGGGTACTTTAAAAAGAAGGCtttcagcaaaacaaaagcagaaaGGGAAAGGCAGCACGCCATCTGTAAGCTCTGCTGATGACGATACCTTTTCTTCCTCATCTGCTCCAATAACCTTTAAAGATGTGAGAGCTCAAAGACCTCTAAGATCCACATCCCTCCGTAACCACCATTACAGTCCAACACCATGGCCTCTTCGATCGACAAACTCAGAAGAGACTTGTATCAAAATGGAAGTGAAAGTCAAGGCCTTGGTCCACTCCTCTAACCCAAGCCCAGCACTGAATGGTGTTCGAAAGGACTTCCATGACTTGCAGTCAGATAGTGTGTTTCAAGAACAaaacaatacattaaaaagtACAGAATCCCAGAATGGAGATCTACATCTTCATATTGATGAACATGTGCCTGTAGTTATTGGACTAATGCCTCAGGACTACATTCAGTATACTGTGCCTTTAGATGAGGGAATGTATCCTTTGGAAGGATCACGTAGTTACTGTCTGGATAGTTCCTCACCCATGGAAGTTTCAACTGTTTCTTCTCAAGTGGGCGGAAATGCTTTTCATGAAGATGAGGGTCAGGTAGATCAAGATGTAGTTGTTGCTCCAGATATCTTTGTGGACCAGGCTGTGAATGGTTTGTTGATTGGTACCACAGGAGTCATGTTGCAAAGCCCAAGAGTTAATCACAGTGATGTCCCTCCACTTTCACCATTGCTACCTCCGATGCAGAATAGTCAAATCCAAAGGAACTTCAATGGACTGAATGGCACAGATGCCCATGTGGCTGAAAGTATGCGCTGCCATTTGAATTTTGATCCTAACTCTGCCCCAGGAGTTGGAAGAGTCTATGACTCTGTACAAAATAGTGGTCCTATGGTTGTGACGAGCCTCACAGAGGAACTAAAAAAACTTGCAAAACAAGGATGGTACTGGGGCCCTATCACACGTTGGGAGGCAGAGGGAAAACTGGCGAATGTGCCTGATGGTTCATTTCTTGTTCGAGATAGCTCTGATGACCGTTATCTTTTAAGCCTGAGTTTTCGCTCCCATGGTAAAACTCTTCATACTAGAATTGAACATTCAAACGGTAGGTTTAGCTTTTATGAACAACCAGATGTGGAGGGCCATACTTCTATTGTTGATCTAATTGAACATTCAATCAGGGACTCTGAAAATGGAGCTTTTTGCTATTCAAGATCTCGATTGCCTGGATCTGCAACTTACCCAGTGAGATTGACAAACCCAGTATCTCGGTTTATGCAGGTGCGTTCCTTACAGTACCTGTGTCGTTTTGTTATACGTCAGTATACCAGAATAGACCTGATCCAGAAACTGCCTTTGCCAAACAAAATGAAGGATTATTTACAAGAAAAGCACTACTGAAAGCTTATGGGAATCTTGCATCTTGCACTTTGGGaacaaaaaaaagattgaa is part of the Dermochelys coriacea isolate rDerCor1 chromosome 2, rDerCor1.pri.v4, whole genome shotgun sequence genome and encodes:
- the SOCS6 gene encoding suppressor of cytokine signaling 6, giving the protein MKKISLKTIRKSFNLNKSKEESDFVVVQQPSLSDFGKDDSLFGSCYGKDLASCEVNSEDEKGGKNRSKSESLMGTLKRRLSAKQKQKGKGSTPSVSSADDDTFSSSSAPITFKDVRAQRPLRSTSLRNHHYSPTPWPLRSTNSEETCIKMEVKVKALVHSSNPSPALNGVRKDFHDLQSDSVFQEQNNTLKSTESQNGDLHLHIDEHVPVVIGLMPQDYIQYTVPLDEGMYPLEGSRSYCLDSSSPMEVSTVSSQVGGNAFHEDEGQVDQDVVVAPDIFVDQAVNGLLIGTTGVMLQSPRVNHSDVPPLSPLLPPMQNSQIQRNFNGLNGTDAHVAESMRCHLNFDPNSAPGVGRVYDSVQNSGPMVVTSLTEELKKLAKQGWYWGPITRWEAEGKLANVPDGSFLVRDSSDDRYLLSLSFRSHGKTLHTRIEHSNGRFSFYEQPDVEGHTSIVDLIEHSIRDSENGAFCYSRSRLPGSATYPVRLTNPVSRFMQVRSLQYLCRFVIRQYTRIDLIQKLPLPNKMKDYLQEKHY